One region of Nitrospinota bacterium genomic DNA includes:
- a CDS encoding phosphatidate cytidylyltransferase produces MTRVISGVLAIPIVLGIVLYGSGWLFFALIAGVVLTGIHEFFSMTDRVGVEGYPVVAALLSLLLLLSFKQEGRYLLEWGVISFLALFIAWGIKDKNIKVAVDQIAYTLLGILYVAGLSGYFILIQGLEDGKHWIVFLFLITWLGDSAAYYGGRKFGHRLLAPEISPGKTIEGALFGLAGSFAGGIIAKLTFLSGVSVVHCLLAAVICGIIGQLGDLAESILKRYTGVKDSGKLMPGHGGVLDRIDSLLFAGPAFYLYYRLVF; encoded by the coding sequence TTGACGCGTGTAATAAGCGGAGTCCTCGCGATTCCCATTGTTTTGGGCATTGTTCTCTACGGATCGGGGTGGCTCTTTTTTGCCCTGATTGCAGGGGTTGTGTTGACAGGGATCCATGAATTTTTTTCCATGACCGACCGGGTCGGGGTCGAAGGGTATCCGGTGGTCGCCGCCCTGTTGAGTCTTCTTCTGCTCCTCAGCTTCAAACAGGAAGGCCGCTATCTTCTGGAATGGGGAGTCATCAGTTTTCTCGCCCTGTTCATTGCCTGGGGAATCAAGGATAAAAATATCAAAGTCGCTGTGGATCAAATCGCGTACACACTTCTGGGAATCCTGTATGTTGCGGGGCTTTCAGGCTATTTCATCTTGATTCAAGGCCTTGAAGACGGCAAGCACTGGATCGTATTTTTGTTCCTGATCACCTGGCTCGGAGACAGCGCCGCGTATTATGGAGGCCGAAAATTCGGCCACCGGCTCCTGGCACCTGAAATCAGCCCTGGAAAAACAATTGAAGGCGCGTTGTTTGGTCTGGCGGGCAGTTTCGCAGGCGGCATCATAGCCAAGTTAACTTTTTTGTCAGGGGTGTCTGTAGTGCACTGTTTGCTTGCGGCGGTTATTTGCGGTATTATCGGACAACTCGGGGATTTAGCCGAGTCGATATTAAAACGCTACACCGGAGTCAAGGATTCCGGCAAGTTGATGCCGGGGCATGGCGGCGTTTTGGATCGCATTGACAGTTTGTTGTTTGCAGGCCCGGCATTTTATCTTTATTATCGACTGGTTTTCTAA
- a CDS encoding isoprenyl transferase has translation MVDPKLQAQIDDSRLPRHVAIIMDGNGRWAKKNFRPRIEGHREGVKAVDRVVSQCRNLNIEALTLYAFSDENWNRPPVEINALMKILDYFLKKELMRMQKENIRFNTIGRIEDLPDEIQKIVRNAEEVTRENDGMVLSLALSYGGRQEILDAVKKIAEKVKSGCLSIEEIDSPLFASFLSSHPLPDPDLLIRTSGELRVSNFLLYQIAYTELHYTPVLWPDFSEDDLLKALIDFQKRERRFGLTQEQIVKA, from the coding sequence TTGGTTGATCCAAAATTACAGGCACAGATTGATGACAGTCGCTTGCCACGTCACGTTGCCATCATCATGGATGGGAACGGGCGCTGGGCTAAGAAAAATTTCCGGCCCCGCATCGAGGGTCACCGGGAAGGTGTCAAGGCGGTGGATCGTGTTGTCAGCCAATGCCGCAACCTGAATATCGAAGCTCTCACCTTGTATGCCTTTTCGGATGAAAACTGGAATCGGCCGCCTGTAGAAATCAACGCTCTCATGAAAATTCTGGATTATTTTCTAAAGAAAGAGCTCATGCGGATGCAAAAGGAAAATATCCGCTTCAATACCATCGGACGGATAGAAGACCTTCCTGATGAGATTCAAAAGATCGTCCGCAACGCCGAGGAAGTTACCAGAGAAAATGACGGAATGGTGCTGAGCCTGGCTTTAAGCTACGGCGGGCGGCAGGAAATTCTTGATGCGGTTAAGAAAATTGCTGAAAAAGTGAAATCGGGGTGCCTGAGTATTGAGGAAATAGATTCCCCCTTGTTTGCAAGCTTTCTATCTTCCCATCCGCTTCCCGACCCCGACTTGCTGATCCGTACCAGCGGAGAGCTCAGGGTCAGCAATTTTCTTTTGTACCAGATTGCGTATACAGAACTTCACTACACGCCGGTGTTGTGGCCGGACTTTTCCGAAGACGATTTGCTCAAGGCGCTTATCGACTTTCAAAAACGGGAAAGAAGGTTCGGCCTGACCCAGGAGCAAATCGTTAAAGCCTGA